Genomic window (Allostreptomyces psammosilenae):
TCGCCGAACCAGGTGCGCGGCCGGACGCCCTGGGCGACCAGCTCCTGCGGCCGGACGTCGCAGGCCTGCTCGAACAGCGCGGTTCGGGTCTCCCGCAGCAGCTCCCGGCCGTACAGGAAGGGCGCGTTGGCGGCCAGCGCGACCTGCACGCCGGCGATCGCCTGCGCGGCGTTCCAGACGTCGGCGAACCGCGCCGGGGTGACCTGGAGGTGCAGTTGCAGGGAGGTGGCGGCGGCCTCCAGGGCGATCGAGCCCGCGGTGGCCTGGAGGTGCTCCACGCCCTCGATGTCCAGCCGGAAGTCCTCGCCGCGCGCGGCCATCATCTGGTCGTTGAGGACGAAGTAGCGCTCGTTGTCGGAGAGGTTCTCCCCGACCAGGTGGTCGGCGGTGACGGTGGGCAGCGAGCCGGTCATGACCACCCGCGCGCCGTGGGCGCGGGCCTGCGCGTCGGCGTAGCGGACCGCCACGTCCAGTTCCTCCGCGAGGTCCGCGAAGACGGAGCCCGCCAGCCGGTGCGGCGCGATGTTGACCTCCAGGTTGAACTGCGCCAGTTCGGTCTGGAAGTCCCCGCTGGCCAGCCGGTCCAGCACCGGCCCGTTGACCATGCGCGGCCGTCCGTCGGAGTCGGCCAGGTTGAGTTCCAGTTCGAGGCCGATCAGGTTGCGGGCGGCCTCGAAGCGCCCTTCCTCCAGGAGCGTCGCCAGCGCGCCGAGGCACTGCTGGAGGCGTTCGCGGTACTTGCGTCGATCGGTCAGGCCGTTGCCGCTGATCATCTGCTTCTCGCCCATCGGCGCAGCCTCCCTTCGTCGCGCCGCCTTCGTTGGCGGTGCGGCGGCCGGTGACGGTGCGCGGGGAATCCTGCCCGGTCGGGGAGATCCTTAACTGGTCCCGTGCGTGACGGATCGTGCCGCGCCGTCCGGCTGGCCAGGTGTGGACGGGGCGCGGGCACGCCGGTTGACGTGTCCACACGGCCGCCACCTCCTCGGGCTCCCGGACGCACCACGGCGCCGGGAGCCCGTCGGGTGCGGGCGGTTCAGTCGTCGAGCGCGGCGGGGACGGCGCCCTCCTCCGTCGGCGGGTGGCCGACCCGGGTGCGCAGGACGCGGGTCACCCCGAGTTCGCCGAGGAACACCGGGTCGTGGCTGACCACCACCAGGGCTCCCCGGTAGCCGGCCAGCGCCTCCCGCAGCCGGGCCACCGCCTCCAGGTCGAGGTTGTTGGTGGGCTCGTCCAGCAGCAGCAGCCGGGGCGCCGGTTCGGCGAAGAGCACGCAGGCCAGGCAGGCGCGCAGGCGCTCCCCTCCGGACAGCGCCCGCGCCGGCAGGTGGATGCGGTCCCCGCGGAACAGCAGCCGGGCCAGCCGGGTCCGGGCGGTGGTGTCGTCCAGCTGCGGGGCGTGCCGGCGCAGGTTCTCCCGGACGCTGAGGTCGTCGTCGAGCACGTCCAGCCGCTGCGGGAGGAAGGCGGTGCGCCCGGCCGCGCCGTGGCGGACCTCGCCTCCTGCGCCGGGCCGGTCGGCGTCCAGGCCGGCCAGCCTGCGCAGCAGCGTGGTCTTGCCGCTGCCGTTCGGCCCGACCAGCGCGATCCGCTCCGGCCCGCGGATGGTGAGGTCCGCGCCGCCGCCGAACAGCGGGGCGCCGTCGGGCCGGGTCGCGGTCAGCCCGCGGGCCTCGACGACGGTGCTGCCGGCGGGTACCGCGGTGTCCGGAAGGTCCAGCGCGATCCGGTCGTCGTCGCGCACCGCGCGTTCCGCCTCGGCCAGCCGCG
Coding sequences:
- a CDS encoding glutamate--cysteine ligase, which translates into the protein MGEKQMISGNGLTDRRKYRERLQQCLGALATLLEEGRFEAARNLIGLELELNLADSDGRPRMVNGPVLDRLASGDFQTELAQFNLEVNIAPHRLAGSVFADLAEELDVAVRYADAQARAHGARVVMTGSLPTVTADHLVGENLSDNERYFVLNDQMMAARGEDFRLDIEGVEHLQATAGSIALEAAATSLQLHLQVTPARFADVWNAAQAIAGVQVALAANAPFLYGRELLRETRTALFEQACDVRPQELVAQGVRPRTWFGERWIDGPLDLFQENVRYFPPLLPVCSDEDPRAVLEAGHVPELAELRLHNGTVWRWNRPVYAVVRGVPHLRVENRVLPAGPTVADILANAAFYYGLLRALADSPRPVWQALPFAAAEENFRLSARDGIEAELYWPDGAGRARRGGRSAPAVRRQPVHRLVLDQLLPLARRGLDAWRIDPADRDRYLGVIEQRCLRRTNGAEWQVRTARHHRERSGLDRGAALAAMTRDYMAHAATGAPVHTWPVP